A genome region from Terriglobales bacterium includes the following:
- a CDS encoding CHAT domain-containing protein — protein MARQSHRWIFLLVCVVGFSACSRQTQPSPQTVYEALRLKFQHGELIEAQAEADRAYQDYADHDLLWAWRFRVLQAEILIWRGMNDKALVLLDPELPLSLSTDEVAVRRRLLQSTASPYPEAKRFLDEAEHLPLTGDPRLPGEIVLMKGNLSLRNNDLVAAENSFQEAILIAHRESQPFLEARALGSLGIASMQGQHYGEAIDRDKAALAFSESIGARALVAKIMGNLGWCYYRMGDLDTALKLFTDAEALSAELGLQKDQVRRLVNLGIIHWDKAELEEAQNYYLRALTMAKELEDRQDRAMCLNNLALIAIEKKQFDDAELYNRESLDLERGNKDSELYALFTQAKITEGRGEFEQAKTLLQQVIDGSSKNFSLRWIAQARLANIYTTLDQPLLADQEFRKSLGTINQTRASLNREDYKLTFLSSVISFYDDYVSFLLSRKKVSEALHVVELNRARTLTEGLGLKQNTDSVISAEFRPEEIAKRTKTVILSYRLSPGHSHLWAITSSQTEMFELPPQSEIDQTVHSYRAALAGPRDVRETSNPNGQKLYEMLVAPAQKFIPENSHVIIIPDGSLYELNFETLLVRKADQLHYWIEDVVVTNASSLLLLEKATSKEATSTKNMLLIGDPVSPSPQYTTLPQAASEISQVKKYFPADQVQIYEGKNATAKAYLESNPERFSFIHFVAHGVASRESPLDSAVILSGDESSYKLYARDILARRLQANLVTISSCEGAGGRTYAGEGLVGLSWAFLYAGAHQVIAALWEVNDAATPEFMHQFYAGISAGSDPAVALRAAKLSMLNSDGIYRKPFYWAPFQLYQGL, from the coding sequence ATGGCTCGACAATCCCATAGATGGATTTTCTTGCTAGTGTGTGTGGTTGGATTTTCTGCTTGCAGCCGTCAAACCCAACCTTCCCCGCAAACTGTTTATGAAGCTCTGCGGCTGAAGTTTCAGCATGGCGAACTGATCGAGGCGCAAGCAGAAGCTGACCGCGCGTATCAGGACTACGCTGATCATGACCTACTATGGGCCTGGAGATTTCGCGTTCTTCAGGCTGAGATCCTGATTTGGCGAGGCATGAATGACAAAGCCCTCGTCTTGTTAGATCCAGAATTACCGCTGTCACTTTCTACAGACGAAGTGGCCGTTCGGCGCAGGCTTTTGCAAAGCACAGCTTCGCCGTATCCTGAAGCAAAACGCTTCCTGGATGAGGCTGAACACCTTCCCTTAACCGGTGATCCAAGACTTCCCGGTGAGATCGTACTCATGAAAGGCAACTTGTCTCTTCGAAACAACGACCTTGTTGCAGCGGAAAACTCATTTCAAGAGGCTATTCTAATTGCTCACCGTGAATCTCAGCCATTTCTGGAGGCCAGAGCTCTGGGCAGCCTCGGTATAGCTTCTATGCAAGGACAGCATTACGGAGAGGCTATTGACAGGGACAAAGCTGCCTTAGCGTTTTCGGAGTCAATTGGCGCTCGAGCATTAGTGGCCAAGATTATGGGAAATTTGGGTTGGTGTTACTACCGAATGGGAGATTTAGATACAGCTTTGAAGCTGTTCACGGACGCCGAAGCACTTTCTGCTGAATTGGGACTGCAAAAAGATCAGGTAAGACGGCTGGTCAATCTAGGAATCATCCATTGGGATAAGGCTGAACTTGAGGAAGCGCAAAACTATTACTTGAGGGCGCTTACCATGGCAAAGGAATTGGAGGACCGCCAAGATAGGGCGATGTGTTTGAATAATCTTGCGCTGATTGCTATCGAAAAGAAACAGTTCGATGATGCCGAGCTTTACAACCGGGAATCATTGGACCTAGAACGGGGTAATAAAGACAGTGAACTTTATGCTTTATTTACTCAGGCAAAAATCACCGAAGGAAGAGGGGAATTTGAGCAGGCAAAAACACTCTTGCAACAGGTGATTGATGGTTCCAGCAAGAATTTTTCATTACGTTGGATTGCTCAAGCCAGGCTGGCAAACATTTACACAACTTTAGACCAACCTTTACTGGCAGACCAAGAATTTCGCAAATCTCTAGGCACGATCAATCAGACTCGGGCTTCCCTTAACCGGGAAGACTATAAGTTGACGTTTCTTTCGAGCGTAATCAGTTTCTACGATGATTATGTCTCCTTTCTCTTAAGCCGCAAAAAGGTCAGCGAAGCTCTGCACGTTGTCGAACTAAATCGGGCTCGAACCCTTACTGAAGGGCTTGGATTAAAACAAAATACAGATTCAGTTATTTCTGCTGAATTTCGCCCCGAGGAGATTGCCAAGCGCACAAAGACAGTGATCTTATCCTACCGGCTTTCGCCCGGGCATTCTCACCTTTGGGCAATTACATCTTCCCAAACAGAGATGTTTGAGTTGCCCCCGCAGTCAGAGATCGACCAGACTGTGCATAGCTATCGTGCTGCGCTGGCGGGACCACGCGACGTCAGGGAAACATCGAACCCCAATGGGCAAAAGCTGTATGAGATGCTGGTTGCGCCTGCACAGAAGTTCATCCCGGAGAACTCCCATGTCATCATCATTCCTGATGGAAGTCTTTATGAATTGAATTTTGAAACCCTGCTGGTCCGGAAGGCCGACCAGCTCCATTATTGGATTGAAGATGTGGTGGTAACCAATGCCAGTTCGTTACTGCTACTGGAGAAGGCTACATCCAAAGAAGCTACAAGTACGAAAAATATGCTGTTAATTGGCGATCCAGTTTCACCAAGCCCTCAATACACAACCCTGCCCCAGGCAGCTTCGGAGATCAGTCAGGTAAAAAAATATTTCCCGGCAGACCAAGTCCAGATTTATGAAGGCAAGAATGCAACCGCCAAAGCTTACCTTGAAAGCAATCCGGAAAGATTTTCTTTCATTCATTTTGTGGCACACGGCGTTGCCAGCCGGGAAAGTCCGCTCGATTCCGCCGTGATTCTTTCGGGGGACGAGAGTTCCTACAAGCTTTATGCTCGGGATATCTTAGCCAGACGCTTACAAGCTAACCTTGTAACCATTTCAAGCTGTGAAGGAGCAGGAGGACGCACCTACGCCGGCGAGGGCCTGGTTGGGCTTTCATGGGCATTTCTATACGCTGGTGCGCACCAGGTTATAGCCGCGCTGTGGGAGGTGAATGATGCCGCCACGCCGGAATTCATGCACCAATTCTATGCCGGGATCAGTGCCGGCAGCGATCCAGCCGTGGCCCTGCGCGCGGCAAAACTGTCAATGCTGAACTCCGACGGCATTTACCGAAAACCTTTTTACTGGGCCCCCTTTCAGCTCTATCAAGGCCTATAA
- a CDS encoding zf-HC2 domain-containing protein, whose protein sequence is MLGELTPEQREVFEEHYFTCSDCAEDIKTGAVLVANVKEILQEDSSLSTAANRVPGYSGWLSWMRPAYSFAAVAAILAILIYQNVVTIPRLKGEFAKNSAPQALASFSFIQQGSRGANSLVVSAGPKQPFVFYVDIPTNPDFVSYTCIIQSESGSTKWSAPVTAEMAKKDAVLLLVPGSLLQPGKYVLVIRGNRAVNSSSDTGTDIAEYAFSFESKNEGTTKQ, encoded by the coding sequence TTGCTGGGAGAGCTCACGCCCGAGCAGCGCGAAGTCTTTGAAGAACACTATTTCACCTGTTCGGACTGCGCAGAAGATATAAAGACGGGAGCGGTGCTGGTAGCGAATGTCAAAGAGATTTTACAGGAGGATTCATCTCTCAGCACAGCGGCAAATCGAGTCCCTGGTTATTCCGGGTGGCTTTCGTGGATGCGCCCCGCTTATTCCTTTGCTGCAGTGGCAGCCATCCTGGCAATACTTATTTATCAAAATGTTGTGACCATACCGAGATTGAAGGGTGAATTTGCGAAAAACAGTGCGCCGCAGGCGCTGGCGTCCTTTTCGTTTATCCAGCAGGGCTCCCGGGGAGCAAATTCTCTCGTGGTGAGTGCCGGGCCAAAGCAACCCTTTGTTTTTTACGTGGACATTCCGACCAACCCAGATTTTGTTTCTTATACATGTATTATTCAGTCTGAATCCGGCTCGACAAAGTGGTCGGCACCTGTCACGGCGGAGATGGCAAAAAAAGACGCTGTGCTGCTTCTCGTGCCGGGCTCGTTATTGCAGCCAGGTAAATATGTTTTGGTCATCCGCGGCAATCGAGCTGTGAACAGCTCCTCGGACACCGGCACCGACATTGCCGAGTATGCATTTAGTTTTGAATCCAAGAACGAAGGAACAACAAAACAATGA
- a CDS encoding sigma-70 family RNA polymerase sigma factor, with the protein MELQSFDDDYFQRLRAGDGVTCDHFVTYFKQLLLIKLRSRLRSPQAIEDLCQDTFARVFTTLRKEGGIRNPASLGSFVNSVCNNVLLEYYRSSSRDVYLEDNPVDPPDKRVNLDEMLVTEQTQRQVRQILDQLPKKNRRILYALFIEERHKDEVCREFGVNRDYLRVLLHRAKQSFRDALNKNKKKDGP; encoded by the coding sequence ACGACGACTATTTCCAACGCCTACGCGCTGGAGATGGGGTCACGTGTGATCATTTTGTGACCTATTTTAAGCAGCTTCTGCTCATCAAACTGCGCAGCCGCTTGCGTTCTCCGCAGGCCATTGAGGACCTCTGTCAGGACACATTCGCTCGTGTATTCACCACATTGCGCAAGGAAGGGGGAATCCGGAACCCCGCCAGCCTGGGTTCGTTCGTAAATTCCGTTTGCAACAATGTGCTTTTGGAGTACTATCGCAGTTCTTCGCGCGACGTATACCTGGAAGATAACCCTGTGGATCCTCCCGACAAGCGGGTTAATCTGGACGAAATGCTGGTTACCGAGCAGACCCAGCGCCAGGTGAGGCAAATTCTGGATCAGCTCCCTAAAAAAAATAGACGTATTCTGTATGCGCTTTTTATAGAAGAAAGACACAAAGACGAAGTATGCCGCGAGTTCGGCGTGAATCGCGACTACTTGCGGGTGCTTTTACACCGGGCCAAGCAGAGCTTCAGGGATGCTTTGAACAAAAACAAAAAGAAAGACGGGCCTTGA